A single window of Calditrichota bacterium DNA harbors:
- a CDS encoding T9SS type A sorting domain-containing protein, whose translation MKKVLVFLTMLSLVFVTSTFAQSVKVVPAVHEDGTAYVNSLIKEMIDDTLADGSQAHDIYVLKKGAVYLLSQKMIFHNPMTIVGETPTADSAIAQITPQPFQNGTCIGQVINTYADLTIKNVYFHGVATNNTARVGGSLIVAKKPKLRIHLDGVGWDYMGWSSLQFNQDSLVVILENLHVRNNTRPSGVYCPWTMNFGQHNTDTLIVRNCTIFNQLSFLFKGRWMYFNYLEIDHNTICQTGKWPLHYHWYRNAKITNNIFYDVDMWGDKVVERQGQDPDLEMFGIVNVDTLPGNAPGDTVKSVYTIPENQRKLLVKNNCYYWSQDVLNYYDTQDSVQCDVWMNPRTKAMFADDEHYPGLVEENTFNIDPGFVQTGPNVILDWVKNARAGGTAYLPGWEPDKDNLPDYYRFVLDWPYPEDLSYSTTSPLYTAADGGFPVGDLNWFPEKKKEWEQWIQTDVKTEFAGKIPSEFSLDQNYPNPFNPVTSIHYTLPKSGQVSLVVYNEMGQQVKTLINKKQAAGTYVVSWQGTNDLGMAVPSGIYFYRLKTQSGTQVRKMLLLK comes from the coding sequence ATGAAAAAAGTGCTTGTTTTTTTAACCATGTTGTCTCTGGTTTTTGTAACCAGTACATTCGCCCAATCGGTCAAAGTGGTTCCGGCCGTTCATGAAGACGGAACGGCTTACGTGAATTCTCTGATTAAAGAGATGATAGACGATACGTTAGCCGACGGCTCGCAGGCGCACGACATCTACGTGTTGAAAAAAGGTGCGGTCTATCTTTTATCCCAAAAAATGATATTCCACAATCCCATGACTATTGTTGGGGAAACACCAACCGCTGATTCCGCTATTGCACAGATAACTCCCCAGCCTTTTCAAAATGGTACGTGTATCGGGCAGGTCATTAATACCTATGCCGATTTGACCATTAAAAACGTTTATTTCCATGGAGTTGCCACAAATAATACGGCCCGTGTCGGCGGAAGTTTAATCGTGGCCAAAAAACCGAAACTGCGCATCCATTTGGATGGTGTGGGCTGGGATTACATGGGCTGGTCTTCTTTACAGTTTAACCAAGACAGCCTGGTGGTTATTCTGGAAAATTTGCACGTACGCAACAACACCCGTCCTTCCGGTGTGTATTGTCCGTGGACGATGAATTTCGGCCAGCACAATACCGATACGTTGATTGTACGCAACTGTACCATTTTCAACCAGTTGAGCTTTCTGTTCAAAGGCCGCTGGATGTATTTTAACTATTTGGAAATCGACCACAATACCATCTGCCAAACCGGCAAATGGCCGCTGCACTACCATTGGTACCGCAATGCCAAAATCACCAACAATATTTTCTACGATGTCGATATGTGGGGCGACAAAGTCGTTGAGCGTCAGGGTCAGGATCCCGATCTGGAAATGTTCGGTATTGTGAACGTGGATACCCTGCCGGGCAATGCACCGGGTGATACGGTGAAAAGTGTTTACACCATTCCCGAAAATCAAAGAAAATTGCTCGTCAAGAATAACTGCTACTATTGGTCGCAGGATGTGTTGAATTACTATGATACCCAAGATTCGGTACAATGCGATGTGTGGATGAATCCGCGTACGAAAGCCATGTTCGCCGACGACGAACACTACCCCGGCCTGGTTGAAGAAAATACGTTTAATATCGATCCGGGCTTTGTCCAAACCGGTCCCAATGTGATTCTGGATTGGGTTAAAAATGCTCGGGCTGGCGGTACGGCTTATCTGCCCGGGTGGGAACCCGATAAGGATAACTTGCCCGATTATTACCGGTTTGTGTTGGATTGGCCCTATCCCGAAGATCTTTCATACTCCACGACCTCTCCGTTGTACACGGCGGCAGACGGCGGATTTCCCGTGGGTGATTTGAATTGGTTTCCCGAAAAGAAAAAGGAATGGGAACAGTGGATTCAAACCGATGTGAAGACGGAATTTGCAGGTAAAATTCCGTCGGAATTCTCCCTTGACCAGAATTACCCCAATCCGTTTAATCCGGTAACGTCCATTCATTACACCCTTCCGAAATCCGGTCAGGTGAGCCTGGTGGTGTACAACGAAATGGGGCAGCAGGTGAAAACGCTGATCAACAAAAAACAGGCCGCAGGCACCTACGTGGTTAGCTGGCAGGGTACGAATGACCTGGGCATGGCTGTTCCCAGCGGCATTTACTTTTACCGGCTGAAAACCCAGTCCGGGACGCAAGTACGCAAAATGTTGTTGTTGAAATAA